CTTGAAAGACTTTATGCGCTCATAGCTCAGCTGGATAGAGCAACGGCCTTCTAAGCCGTAGGCCTCAGGTTCGAATCCTGATGGGCGTACCACTTATTATTGTTGTGCGGATGTGGTGAAATTGGCAGACACGCCAGACTTAGGATCTGGTGCCCCACGGCGTGGAGGTTCAAGTCCTCTCATCCGCACCATCTTTTTTAAAATCCATCTTTAAAACTTCTAAAAAACTCGATTTTCATTTGAATTTATTAAATTTGCTTATTTAAAATTTAGTTGAAATTTTTATTTATCAAACGATCTGCATTAAATTTATAAAATTTATAGATCAAATTCTTGCGCCATTAGAAACAAAGAGACAATAAAAACCTAGAGCAAGTGTGTTAGTGTCGAGGTTACCGCTTTTAGCAATGCTTGAAGACGCGTGTTGATTGGGTTTGATGAGCATTTTGAGCCATTTTTGATGAGTTTGATAGCGCGCTTTTGGCTTAAAGAGGATCGATCAGTGCGGGGTAGAAAGATCGGTTGGTTGCAGACGAGGCACTATTACTAAATTTGAGTGCAAATTTTAAAAATCTAGGGGTCAAATTTAGTCATTTTGGGTGTAAATTTAAAACGTTAAGGCTGTGATACTTAAAAACAATAGAGGTAGTCTATTTGAACTATTAGATAAGCATATTCTTGTGCGATTTGTAGTAATTAGTGGTAAAGTCTAAAAACATAAAATTTTAGGACTAAATCTAGTTTTTTGGGTTTAAATTTAAAAATTTGGACGCTGTGATTTCAAATAATAAAATAAGCCAAATTTGAAATGTGGGCGGTAAATTTATCGGGTAAAGACGGCTTTTGTAGGTTGTATGAAGGCAAGGTTTATCAAATGTAGCGTAAAGTTGGTTGCGGTTGATATGCCCAAATTTAACTACAAAACCAAATGAGATAGAAATTTATGGCTAAATTTGTTTGCTGTGGCTTAAATTTTTGAAGCTACGATATTTAAAAAAGAGACCAAATTTGCAACAAAAGCGCTAAATTTGAGCTATCAGAAAAGATGCGTTTTTATGGTTTATTTCTGCGATGTCCTAATGGCTCGTGATAATAGGGGCGAATAATTACGGAGTTGCTAAATTTGACTACAAATAGAAATTTGCGCCTAAATTTAAACATTTCTGGAGCTAAATTTAAAAAGATAAAACAGGGTAAATTTACAAAAAGAAGTAATAAATTTGAACTACTATAAAATGCTGTTATTATGTGCGGGAGCATTGCTTGTGGCTATCGACAACGCAGTTGGTTATAGTTGATGTATTCTCATCAAAATTTTTAATAACATAGAATTTACGACCAAATTTAACTATCTCAGGAGCCAAATTCTGCTAGTAAATTTGTATCTTGAGCTAAATTTAAAGAGTAAAAACAAGGTGGATTGTGAATTTGTGCTATTAAAAAAGCTTGCCTTGTGTTGGTAACAGTGTTTTGAGAACTAGTGACAATGGAGTTAGCTATGATTGCTGCTCTCATTAAATTTGACGAGAAAACTTAGCAGCACGAAAATTTACGACGAAATTTAATTGCTTCAGACTTAAATCAAAAATTTTACTAACAAATTTTTAGCCAAATTTACACTGACTGCGAAATTTGCTCAGCAATCATCTTGATCTAAAAGCACTTCAGGGTAGCATTTTTTTAAAAGATATAGAAATTTGTTTGCTTTGTAGCTTTTGGTTAGGCGATAAGCGTGCCTAAATTTACGAAAACATAAATTTAGTAGCGATCATTTTGGTTTTATAGATAAATTTTAGCGCCAGTTGTTTTTCATAAGTGATATTTAGCGCCTTAGGGCAGGTTGATTAGACTAACTATGGATCAAATTTAAGCCACAAGATATTTTGATTAAAATTAGCAAATGATCAAATTTAGCCCCCAAGTGAGGGCTAAATTTATAAATTCTACAAAGATTGCAAAATTTTTGGTTTAGAAAACGCGGTGATCGGTTTGATCTCGCCTTTGTATTTTTCTAAATTTACAAGGATCGTGTGTCCGCAGTTGCTTTGAGCGATGCTAGATGTGCCTTTGTCGCGAGTTAGGACATTGACGCAGCCGTGTTTGCAAAGGCTCTTTTCGCCTAGCACTTCAGGATCGTACCACGCACCCTCGCAGATGGCGATGACGTGCTCTGGGATGATGTCAGTGACTAGCGCGCCGACTAAAATTTCGCCCCTGTCGTTAAATACTCTCACCACGTCGCCAGTCGCGATGCCTTTTGCTTTGGCGTCATTTACGTTTATGAGCATTGGCTCTCTTGCGCATACTTCAGCGTAGTTTCTGATTATTGAGTTATTTAGCTGTGAGTGGAGGCGGTATCTTGAGTGTGGGGTTGTGACGCTAAATGGATACTTTTTGGCTTTTTCGCTGCCAAGCCACTCAAACGGCTCGATCCAAGCAACGTGTGGCGCAAAGTCTTTGTAGCCAAATTTAGCGATAGTTGGAGAGTAGAGCTCTATCTTGCCAGATGGCGTGCCTAGGCGGTTTTTGTGAGGATTTTCTCTAAAAGCGCTAAGCCTTGTGTAGTATCTGCTAGCTTCGTCATCTTGCTCAAATCTAACATATCCCTCTTTCCAAAACTCATCAAAGCTTGGCATCTTGACATTTATGCCTTTAGCTTGCTCGGCTGCATCTGCGTAAAATTCTTTCGCCCAGCCAAGCTCATCTTTGCCCTCTGTAAAGACCTCTTCTCTGCCCCAGCGTTTGCAAATTTGTGAGCAGATCCAGTAATCGCTCCTGCTCTCACCCATAGGCTCTACGATAGGTTTATAAGCTACGATGTATTCGTTTGTAGGCACGCTTTGGTTGATGTCGTTTCTCTCGACTTCAAGGGCTACTGGCAAGACGATGTCGCTTAGTTTTGCTGTGCTTGTCCAAAATGGCTCAGCGGTTATTACGGTGTCAAATTTACGCCATGCTTTTACGGCGTTATTTACATCCTGATGCCTTGTAAACATCGATCCAGACGCCATGTAAGCCACTCTCATGTGTGGTAGCTTGATCTTTGAGCCGTCATAGTCTATCTCTTTGCCAGGGTTTTGCAAAGCCTCGATCGATCTTGAAGATGGGATGGTGACGTTTTTAAATTTCTTCCAAGGAGCGCCATCTACGTTGTCGTATTTCTCGCTGATGCTGGTGCTGATGCCTTTTAGCGACGGAGCGATCTTGTCTGTAGCGCCATTTGCGTAGTTGAGGTTAAACTCAAATCCAAGACCCTCTTTGCCTATCTGACCTAGCATCGCACTAAGTGTTACTATGCCCCAAAAGCTCATCTCGCCGTGATCTTGTCTTTGAAGCGACCTGCCTGCGATTATGACACTTGGCTCTTTTGCAAGTGCTGTTGCAAATTTAGCGATATCCTCAGCTTTTACGCCGCAAATTTTGCTCGCCCAGTTGATATCTTTGACCACTTTGTCGGTTGTGCCAAGTAGGTAGTCTTTAAATTTATTAAAGCCAACTGTGTATTTTTTGATAAATTCTTCGTCATAAAGCTTGTTTTCATATAGATAGTGGCACATGCCAAGCATCATTGCTACGTCGGTATTTGGACGAACGATGATGGCTTCAGAGCCAAGGTATCTTGTGGTGTCGTTTTTAAAGACGCAAACGCTATAAGTTTTTATACCTGCCTCTTTTATCTTTTTGATGCCAAGATAGCCATCATGTGTTGGTGGTTGCCATGAAATTTGACCAGTTACAAGCGGGTCAGTGCCCCAAAATACAACGTTTTTAGCGTTTTTAGCGATGGCCTCCCACTTTGTCGGAGCGTCATAAACGGCGCTGTTGCCTAGGACGTGAGGCATGATGACAAGGCCAGCTCCAGTTGAGTAGTCGCCACTCTCTTCGACGTATCCGCCAAGCACTTTTAGCATCCTGTGACCAACGGTCCTGCCCCAGCTGATCTTACCGCTGCCGCCCCACCAGTAGCACTCGCCGTAGATGCTCTCAGGGCCATATTTGTCGAAATTTTCTTTTAAGGCTTTTGCTGCTAGATCAAGTGCCGTCTCCCAGCTAACACGCACAAATTCCTCTTTGCCACGAAGCTCGCTCTTTGCTGCGCCTTTTGCCTTTAGGTAGCTCTTTCTCACGTATGGATAGAGCACGCGGCTTTCGTTTTGGATGAGGTCTGGCAAGCTATTGTTCATGGTATTTGGGAATTTATCGCCCTCAAATGGATCAACAGAGACGATTTGATTTGAGTTGGTATTTGCCCAAAATAGACCAAATCTATTTGCGCCAAAGGTTTTGTTTTGGTCAAAAATGGTCTTTGTCACGCCCTCTATCTTGTTTGCCTGCGCTGCTGTGGCAGCAAGTGCAGAAAATTTTATAAAATCTCGTCTTTTCATATTTTCTCCCTTATGAAAATTTATTTTACTTTTTTGGCATTGTGTTGTAGGTATTTAAGCACTAAATTTAGGTCGGTTTCGTCAAGTGCGACAAATTTCGCGTCTACCATGCCTTGTAAATTTGCTGGCCACTGCGCCGCTGTAAAGCTGTTTGGTTCGTGCAGCCTGTGACAAGCAGAGCAGGTCTCTTCGTAAATTTTCTTTGCCTTTGCGTAAAGCTCTTTTTGGTTGCCACCAAGCGCGTCATTTGGCACTTCATAAACGCCATCAGCTTGGTACCAAACCTCGCCATAGTCATCTTCAAGCTCTTTTACTTTTTTGAAATTTGCCTCGCTCTCGTCATCAAAAGCTACAAAAACTTCAGGGTCTTCTACGCTTCTTTGAAGCTGGGCCAAGTAGTTTGCCGACACTACACCACTAACCTTGATCTTACTCGTTTTATCGCCTTTTTCTAAGACTTCAACTGGCGTTAAAACCTCGATCTTACCGATCATCTTGCCATCAAGCGTAATGTTTGCGTCTTTTGCGATCACATCAGCACCAAAGGCAAGACTACATGCTAGCACTGGGGCTAAAAATAGCATTTTCATTTGACAATCCTTAAAAAAAGAAATTAAATGAATTTTATAACCAGCACGCTTAAAATTATATTGCTATATTTAGAGAAAAGTGAGTATTTTAGGGGATTTGAAAGGGCTAAAGTAAATTTAAAGTTATAAAAATAGGGCGATCGCTCGCCCAAATTTACTTTAAGGATTATTTCTTCATCTGGATAGCAGTTTGTATCATCTCATCACTTGTCGTGATGCTTTTTGCGCTCGCTTCGTAGGCCTTTTGTGTGACGATCACTTCGCTTAGTGCTTGACCAAGATCGACGTTACTCATCTCAAGCTTGTTTGCTAAAATTTGCGCCCCATAAACGGTCTCGCCAGCTTTGTTTTTGTAAAAAAATGGCTCGCCAGAGTTGGCTGTGGCTTCATAAAGATTGTCGCCAACCTTTGCCACGCCTTGGTCGTTTATAAAGTGATAAAGCGCCACTTTTGCCACAGGGAATGCTCTAGTATTGTCGAAATTTGCCATGATGTTGCCACGATCATCGACGCTATATTTTGATAAAAGCCCCTCAGCGTAGCCATCTCTTTTTATGTTGAAGTCTTTTCTAGCGTTTGCTGAGCTTGTCATGCCATTATAAACGTCCGCATCGCCGTCGCCCTCGAAGTTTAAATTTACGCCGCCAACGCTTGTTAGTGTATTTGCCACAAGCCTGCCACTGCCATTAAATGTAAGTGAGCCCATTGCTGTGTTTTGCACGGCTCCGCTAGCATCAGTTATTGTCGCCACCGCGTCCCAGATAGTCTGGTCGCCAGCTTGTGGGATCTGCTTGGTTAAATTTATAGTGACCAAGCTCTTTGTGCCGTCTGCGTTGTAGATATCAGAGGTTAGCTTTTCTTTGTTTGGCACTTCAACGAGTGAGGTGACTTCGGCATTTACCTCTAAATTTGCAAAATCCATAAATTTAAGGCTCTTATCGTTTATCTGCCAAGTGCCGTCACCCTCAAGCGTGGTTGAAAACTCGCTAAATTTACCATCGCCGTCTTTTACTTTTACGACCACGCTGTCGCCAGCTTTTGCGCCAAGAGATGTGGTGCTTAGTGGGATCTGTCCGTTTAGTGAGATCGTCTTGTTTGTATTATCAAGCGTGTAGGCGTATTGGCTAGCATCAAGCGCTGTTGTTTTTTTATCTGTTATGCGGGTTGAGTTTAGATTGCCTTTTAGGCTGATGTTTGTAGTAGCCTCAGCTGGCATAAATAAAAAATGAGGCAGTGTTATGCCTTTTTGCGAGCCAGGATCGCCCAGACTTAGCTCCTCTTGCGAGACTGTGTAAGCTTGTGGGGCGCTTGAGGTTTGACCATATTTTTTAAGAGCGGTTGCACTTGGCGTGGTCGGAGTGAAATTTGCAAGCGTGCCAAGGAGTAAATTTCCCCTAGTATCTACTAAATTTCCAGCCGCGTCTATATCAAAAGTGCCTGTTCTTGTGTAGTAGTTTTTGCCTGTTTTATCGACAACGCCAAAGAAGCCATCTCCGCCTATAGCAAGGTCAAAGTTGTTATCAGTGCTTTGAAAGCTACCATTTGACATGTCAAGTGCAGTCGTTTGCTTAGTAGCTCCAAGTCCCACTTGATCGCTAGTTGGGCCACTTCCTGCTGAGACTAGGTTTTGGTTTATTAAATTTTTAAACTCAGGGATTGAAGCTTTGAAACCGACATTATTTATGTTTGAGATGTTGTTTGACCAAACATCCATGCCAAAGCTTTGCGTCTTGATGCCGCTAACCCCGTTGTAAAAACCTCTCATCATGGCTTTTAGCCCTCGTAATATTCAGATACTTTATCCATTGAAACGTATTCGCCAGCTACCTTCATCATAGCCTTGCCATCTACAAATTTCACCGCCTCGACTGGGTAGTTGCCTACTTGTGTTTTATACTCTTTGCCATCTTTGCCAGTGTAAGTCGCTGAAATGGTGTATGAGCCATTTGGCACTTGGTTGCCAGACGCGTCTTTGCCGTCCCAAGCTAGGTTATGAACGCCTGCATTTGTCTCGCTTAGATCAGTTGTTCTTACGACTTGACCATTTGCGTTTTTGACCTCGATTTTGCCATTTGCGAGATCTGTCTTAAAGTAAAGCGCAAATTTTGCATCTTTTTTCTCATCTGTTAGTGTGACTGCATTTGAGCCAGTTGAAACCATCTTGCCAAGGGCTGAGATAGCGTAGGCATTTGCGTTTGACTTTAGCTGACTTACTAGCTCTTTCATCGCTTTGTTTGTATTTTCTTGCATCTCGACTGATGCTAGCTGGCTAGTTTGCGTTAGCATCTTTTCAGTATCCATAGGGCTTGTTGGGTCTTGGTACTGAAGCTCGGTTAAAAGTAGCTTCATAAATGCATCTTTATCTAGCTGTCCATTTGGATTAGTTCCTGTGCTAGCTGCAGCGTCTTGTCTTGCTTTTGCCTTTTTCTCGGCATTTTTTTGTTGCGTTGTTTGTGTAGTTATATCTGAAACTGAAGCCATAATCTCTCCTAAATATATCTTGGTATTACTAGCTCAAGCAAGCTTTGTTCCGCTTGAGCGTTTTCGCTCTCGTCGCTTTGATTTGAGCTATATTTGTTCTTTGCTTGTTCTCTTTTTTCTTGTCTTTGGTTTTGGTCTGAGAAATTCATCTCAAGCTCGGTAAATCCCATATTTACAAGGCTGTTTTTAAACTCAGCTTGGTTTTGTAAAAAGAGGTTCATCGTAGCTGTGGTCGAGCTAAAATTTACATGCAAATTATTGCCGCGATTAACCATCGTGATCTCGACCTCGCCTAAATTTAGCGGGTTAAGCGTGATGTTAAAGCGAGTGATCGGCGCTTTGTAGTTTTGCACCTGCTCTTTTAGTGTAGAAGAGAAATTACTAAGCGTCTCTTTTATCTCTGCCTTTGTTTGAAGCTGGTGTTTAGCGCTGTTTGCGATATCTTTTACCATTTGATTTAGCTCTGATTTATTGTCGCTGCTAAATGTCTCCTCGCTTGGCTCAGCCTCGCTCATCTGCTCTCTTTCTGGAAAGAGTAGCGACTCAAGAGTTGGGGCTTTTTGCGCCTTTTGCTCGTGTAAATTTACCTTTACTTTTGGCTCTTTTGGCTGCTCATCTGGCTCAATATCCACTATCTCATCATCAAGCTTTACTTCACTATCATCTAGTTTTTTAGGCTCTTCTTTGACTAAATTTTTAACTTCGCTGACTGGATTTGCCACCACCTCTTTTAGCAAAGTATCAAGCTTTACGACCTCTTTTGGCTCGTTTTTGATGATAGTTTGCTCGACCTCGTTTTTTAGCTCTTTTAAGTAAAAAGGCTTGTCCTCAGTCTTTATCGGCGTGAAAAATTCCTGCTTGCCCAAATTTTTAAACATCTCGTTTAGTTTTGGCACATCTTCATTTGAAATTTCTATATTTTCAAGGCCAAGGTCAAATTTCTTAGCAAGATCGATAAGATCGCTAACGCTTTTAACGTTGCTAAGCTCTTCGACGTTTTGGGGCACACTTAAGAAATTTGCTATTTTGTCGCTGAAATTTGGAAATTTACTTACCTTTTCATTGCCGTTTAGTATCTCTAAAACTTGCAAAAGCTGCATGAAATTTGCATTTTCATAGAGCTCATTTTTTGTATCTTCGTCCAAATTTTCTTCAAGTGCGGCTGAAATTTTTGCCACGCTTTCGTTTTGCGCCTTTTCTATCGTCTCTTTTTGGATATCAACAGTTTTTACTATCTCTTTGACATCCTTTTCGGTGATCTTTTGACCGCTATTTGCCTTGCTCGCAGCCGCATCCAAAACCATCGACAAAAACTCGCCGTTGTTTTGAGACTTCTTCGCAGCCGTAGGCTTTTTAGTAGCCGCAGGAGCTAGCAAATCTACGTTGTTTTTCGCTGTGTAAGCTTGCATTTAATCCCTTTAAATTTAAAAACTTAACGCTTACATGCAAAATCTATTCCAAAAATTAATTTCTTGATATCAGCTTAAAATTTATAAAAATTTGGCTATAATCTGCCCCTATTTTAAAACTGATAAAGCGAAAAATATCAAACTAATAAACGGAGAAACATTTGGAAAAGATACGAAATATAGCCGTTATCGCGCACGTCGACCACGGTAAGACAACAATGGTTGATGAGCTTTTGAAGCAGTCAGGAACATTTAACGAGCATCAAAACCTTGGCGAGCGTGTAATGGATAGCAACGACATCGAAAGAGAGCGTGGCATCACGATCCTTTCTAAAAACACCGCCATTCGCTACAAAGATACAAAGATCAACATCATCGACACCCCAGGCCACGCCGACTTTGGTGGCGAAGTAGAGCGTGTTCTTAAGATGGTTGATGGCGTTTTACTACTTGTTGATGCGCAAGAGGGCGTTATGCCACAAACTAAATTTGTCGTCAAAAAGGCGCTCTCACTTGGACTTCGCCCAATCGTCGTCGTAAATAAGATAGATAAGCCTGCAGGCGATCCAGACCGCGTTATAAATGAAATTTTTGACCTTTTTGTCGCACTTGATGCAAACGATGAGCAGTTAGAATTCCCAGTCGTTTATGCCGCTGCAAAAAATGGCTACGCAAAACTAAAACTAAGCGATGAAAACAAAGATATGCAGCCACTTTTTGAGACTATCCTAGCTCACGTGCCAGCTCCAAGCGGCAGCGACGAGAACCCACTTCAGCTTCAAGTTTTTACGCTTGATTATGACAACTACGTCGGCAAGATCGGCATCGCGAGGATTTTTAACGGCAAGATAGCTAAAAACCAAAACGTCATGCTTGCAAAGGCTGATGGCACAAAGACAACTGGTAGAATTTCAAAGCTTATCGGCTTTATGGGACTTGATAGGATCGATATAAACGAGGCTGGCACTGGCGACATCGTAGCGATCGCTGGCTTTGACGCGCTTGACGTTGGCGATAGCGTCGTTGATCCAAACAACCCACATCCGCTTGATCCGCTCCATATCGAAGAGCCAACACTTAGCGTTGTATTTTCTGTAAATGACGGCCCACTAGCGGGCACTGAGGGCAAACACGTCACATCAAATAAGATCGATGAGCGCCTTGCAAACGAGATGAAGACAAATATCGCGATGAAGTATGAAAACATCGGTGAGGGTAAATTTAAAGTAAGCGGCCGTGGCGAGCTTCAGATCACCATTTTGGCTGAAAATATGCGCCGCGAGGGCTATGAGTTTTTACTTGGCAGACCTGAGGTCATCGTAAAAGAGATAAACGGCGTAAAATGCGAGCCATACGAGCTTTTGGTTATCGACGCGCCTGATGATACGACAGGCACTGTCATAGAAAAACTAGGCAAAAGAAAGGCCGAAATGGTCTCTATGAACCCAACAGGCGACGGTCAAACAAGGATCGAATTTGAAATCCCAGCGCGCGGCCTTATCGGCTTTAGAAGCCAGTTTTTGACTGATACAAAAGGCGAGGGCGTTATGAACCATAGCTTTTTGGAGTTTAGACCACTAAGCGGCACCGTCGAGCACAGAACAAACGGCGCTTTAGTTTCTATGGAAAACGGCGTAACGCTTGCTTATTCGCTATTTAACTTGCAAGATCGTGGCGTGCTATTTCTTGATCCACAAGCAAAAGTCTATGTGGGCATGATCATCGGTGAGCACAGCCGTCCAAACGACCTTGATGTAAATCCTATCAAGGGCAAAAACCTAACGAACGTGCGTGCAAGTGGTAGTGACGATGCGATCAAGCTAGTTCCGCCTAGAAAGCTAAGCCTTGAGCGCGCGCTTGAGTGGATAGAGGACGACGAGCTAGTCGAGGTTACGCCTATAAATATTCGCGTTCGCAAGCGCTATTTAGACCCAACAGAGCGTAAAAGAAAAGCAAAACTATAATCCAAATTTGCTAGCAAATTCCCTTTGGTGCCAGCCAAAGGGGCTAGCAAGTGAAATTTAATCCCCAAACCCAATTTAATAATCAGCTTGTAAATTTATCTATTTATGCCAAGTGGAGTGGGCTAAATTTAGCCAAATTTAGGGCTTGGCTGCTTTAAATTTATAAAGGCTATTTTTTGATTCTGGCGCTTTAAATTTGTAAATTTATGCTTGGTAAGTAAATTTGCCTGATCTGATGCCGTCACGAGGAATTTATAGAGTAGTTTGCATTTTATAAAGACTATTTTTGCCCGCAAAAAGCAATCAGTTATGGTGAGTGAATTGGTTTATTTGAATTTACAAAAGGGTTAAATTTAGATTTTGAGAGCTGTTAAATTTGCTTATTTGACTATCTCTGCATCCAAATTTTTGTAGTGGCTAAAATTTTAAATTTGTGGCTTGACTGAATTTACTTGCATGGTTGTAGTGGCGTTGTGGTGAATGGCTACTTTATCCGCACAAACGAGCTAAATTTAGTCCTTTCTCGCTCTAAATTTGTAAATTTATGCGAGTTGATAGGATTTGAGCGATATAAATTTTGATTTTAGTGGGCAACTTTATATATTGGTGCAAATTTATATCAGCCAGTGCTTGGCTAAAGCATCTGGCAGACTTTAAATTTTAAAATGTAGTCTGAAGCGAGGTCTATAGCAAGTGAAAGGCTAAATTTGGTTTGACTATTTGTAAATTTATCTAATTAGTAGATTAAATTTAGACCTTGTCTAAAAAACTATCTTTTAAAATCACTCTTGTTAGTGATGAAATTTAGCAAATTTATCACCTCAAACCACAATAAAAGCTACCTAAATTTATAAAAAGTGCAGGGAGTAAATTTAACTAGCGGATCTTTTTTAGTCTGCTCTTTGAAATTTTATAAATTTTTGATGGCGTATCTTCAAAAAATAGTTCATCAACAACTTCATCAGCCACGCTTCTAGCCCAAACTTCGTCAAATTTCATACCATTTTTGTTCGCGCTGCTTGAGTAAAGCCAGTCAAATTTGCTTAAAAATTTCTCATGTTTGCACTCTTTTACGACCCTGATCGCCTTTAAATTTGGATATAAAAATGTCGTCTTTCTTGAGCGGCGGATGAAATTTTTATACTTTTTTGGCGCTCTAGCAAGCTCATGTAAAACGCTAAATTTAGCCGTCGTGATGAGGCAAGGTTTGCCCTCGCTTCGCATTTTGACGTGATTTATCTCCTTGTAGTCCTTGCTTAAAAAGCCAGCCGTCGTGTCAGTTTGCGCTAGGTATATCATCTCTCTTCTTTGAAAGTAAAAATATGCATGATATGATGAGAGCAAAGCCTAAAAAGTCCCAAAAGACAAACTTCGTCCCAAGCCAAAAGTAGCCAAAAAAGGCCGCGCTTAGTGGCTCTATGCAGGCTATCATACTGGCCTTTGAGGCGCCTATGAGCTTGACTCCAGTCATATAAAAGCTAAATGCAAATATCGTGCCAAGCGTGATGACAGCGAGAAATGCCAGCCACTGCGCAGTGCCACTAAGCCCCGCAAACTCCCACACTCTCATATAAAGGCAAAGCACCACTCCACCTATCACCATGCCCCAGCCAAGCGTGAGCGCGACTGAGTATTTTGCATTTAGCCTTGCGGGAGCTAGGTTATAAACGCAGACGCAAACAGCGCTTACTAAGCACCAAAATAGCGCTTCTGGTGAGATGACAAGGGCTGAAATTTGCGCGTGCGTAGCAAGAAAAAAGACGCCAAGCATCGCGCAAAATAGAGCCAAAATTTCAAGCGGTCTTGGCGCTCGCCTCTCTTTTAAGCAGATGACGGCTAGGATGAGGACTGGAGCTGTGTATTGA
Above is a window of Campylobacter concisus DNA encoding:
- a CDS encoding flagellar hook-basal body complex protein — encoded protein: MRGFYNGVSGIKTQSFGMDVWSNNISNINNVGFKASIPEFKNLINQNLVSAGSGPTSDQVGLGATKQTTALDMSNGSFQSTDNNFDLAIGGDGFFGVVDKTGKNYYTRTGTFDIDAAGNLVDTRGNLLLGTLANFTPTTPSATALKKYGQTSSAPQAYTVSQEELSLGDPGSQKGITLPHFLFMPAEATTNISLKGNLNSTRITDKKTTALDASQYAYTLDNTNKTISLNGQIPLSTTSLGAKAGDSVVVKVKDGDGKFSEFSTTLEGDGTWQINDKSLKFMDFANLEVNAEVTSLVEVPNKEKLTSDIYNADGTKSLVTINLTKQIPQAGDQTIWDAVATITDASGAVQNTAMGSLTFNGSGRLVANTLTSVGGVNLNFEGDGDADVYNGMTSSANARKDFNIKRDGYAEGLLSKYSVDDRGNIMANFDNTRAFPVAKVALYHFINDQGVAKVGDNLYEATANSGEPFFYKNKAGETVYGAQILANKLEMSNVDLGQALSEVIVTQKAYEASAKSITTSDEMIQTAIQMKK
- a CDS encoding molybdopterin-dependent oxidoreductase, whose protein sequence is MKRRDFIKFSALAATAAQANKIEGVTKTIFDQNKTFGANRFGLFWANTNSNQIVSVDPFEGDKFPNTMNNSLPDLIQNESRVLYPYVRKSYLKAKGAAKSELRGKEEFVRVSWETALDLAAKALKENFDKYGPESIYGECYWWGGSGKISWGRTVGHRMLKVLGGYVEESGDYSTGAGLVIMPHVLGNSAVYDAPTKWEAIAKNAKNVVFWGTDPLVTGQISWQPPTHDGYLGIKKIKEAGIKTYSVCVFKNDTTRYLGSEAIIVRPNTDVAMMLGMCHYLYENKLYDEEFIKKYTVGFNKFKDYLLGTTDKVVKDINWASKICGVKAEDIAKFATALAKEPSVIIAGRSLQRQDHGEMSFWGIVTLSAMLGQIGKEGLGFEFNLNYANGATDKIAPSLKGISTSISEKYDNVDGAPWKKFKNVTIPSSRSIEALQNPGKEIDYDGSKIKLPHMRVAYMASGSMFTRHQDVNNAVKAWRKFDTVITAEPFWTSTAKLSDIVLPVALEVERNDINQSVPTNEYIVAYKPIVEPMGESRSDYWICSQICKRWGREEVFTEGKDELGWAKEFYADAAEQAKGINVKMPSFDEFWKEGYVRFEQDDEASRYYTRLSAFRENPHKNRLGTPSGKIELYSPTIAKFGYKDFAPHVAWIEPFEWLGSEKAKKYPFSVTTPHSRYRLHSQLNNSIIRNYAEVCAREPMLINVNDAKAKGIATGDVVRVFNDRGEILVGALVTDIIPEHVIAICEGAWYDPEVLGEKSLCKHGCVNVLTRDKGTSSIAQSNCGHTILVNLEKYKGEIKPITAFSKPKILQSL
- the typA gene encoding translational GTPase TypA, producing the protein MEKIRNIAVIAHVDHGKTTMVDELLKQSGTFNEHQNLGERVMDSNDIERERGITILSKNTAIRYKDTKINIIDTPGHADFGGEVERVLKMVDGVLLLVDAQEGVMPQTKFVVKKALSLGLRPIVVVNKIDKPAGDPDRVINEIFDLFVALDANDEQLEFPVVYAAAKNGYAKLKLSDENKDMQPLFETILAHVPAPSGSDENPLQLQVFTLDYDNYVGKIGIARIFNGKIAKNQNVMLAKADGTKTTGRISKLIGFMGLDRIDINEAGTGDIVAIAGFDALDVGDSVVDPNNPHPLDPLHIEEPTLSVVFSVNDGPLAGTEGKHVTSNKIDERLANEMKTNIAMKYENIGEGKFKVSGRGELQITILAENMRREGYEFLLGRPEVIVKEINGVKCEPYELLVIDAPDDTTGTVIEKLGKRKAEMVSMNPTGDGQTRIEFEIPARGLIGFRSQFLTDTKGEGVMNHSFLEFRPLSGTVEHRTNGALVSMENGVTLAYSLFNLQDRGVLFLDPQAKVYVGMIIGEHSRPNDLDVNPIKGKNLTNVRASGSDDAIKLVPPRKLSLERALEWIEDDELVEVTPINIRVRKRYLDPTERKRKAKL
- a CDS encoding Sua5 YciO YrdC YwlC family protein, with product MIYLAQTDTTAGFLSKDYKEINHVKMRSEGKPCLITTAKFSVLHELARAPKKYKNFIRRSRKTTFLYPNLKAIRVVKECKHEKFLSKFDWLYSSSANKNGMKFDEVWARSVADEVVDELFFEDTPSKIYKISKSRLKKIR
- a CDS encoding flagellar basal body rod modification protein translates to MASVSDITTQTTQQKNAEKKAKARQDAAASTGTNPNGQLDKDAFMKLLLTELQYQDPTSPMDTEKMLTQTSQLASVEMQENTNKAMKELVSQLKSNANAYAISALGKMVSTGSNAVTLTDEKKDAKFALYFKTDLANGKIEVKNANGQVVRTTDLSETNAGVHNLAWDGKDASGNQVPNGSYTISATYTGKDGKEYKTQVGNYPVEAVKFVDGKAMMKVAGEYVSMDKVSEYYEG
- a CDS encoding DMT family transporter, translating into MSSHQLGVLLTLVGGVLWGFSGVCGQYLFSQGISADFLVPYRLLLAGAFIVLYYAFKAPKAVFAPVTDIKLMAELLTYALLGLMMTQYAYFYSIELSNAAVATVIQYTAPVLILAVICLKERRAPRPLEILALFCAMLGVFFLATHAQISALVISPEALFWCLVSAVCVCVYNLAPARLNAKYSVALTLGWGMVIGGVVLCLYMRVWEFAGLSGTAQWLAFLAVITLGTIFAFSFYMTGVKLIGASKASMIACIEPLSAAFFGYFWLGTKFVFWDFLGFALIISCIFLLSKKRDDIPSAN